One window of Athalia rosae chromosome 4, iyAthRosa1.1, whole genome shotgun sequence genomic DNA carries:
- the LOC105693626 gene encoding myosin-VIIa-like isoform X2, with product MGTSSKTDSSSLPYTLGDYVWFWTDKIGEYEIPWGGKIISLNKNEVVVQHDAGKIPMKISINQILKPMHASSVVGVEDMIELGDLQEYAILKNLHSRYNKNLIYTYTGTMLVAVNPYNVLNIYTKEQIDLYRNKKLGAEPPHIFAIGDNSFMQMKESGDDQCIVISGESGAGKTESTKLILQYLAAISGKHSWIEQQILQANPILEAFGNAKTVRNDNSSRFGKYIDVNFNKKGVIEGARIEQYLLEKCRIVAQARGERNYHIFYSILAGLSKEEKQKLELFDGASYHYLVEGTKITCDGRADAAEFSEVRAAMKVLTFSDEEFWNIMVLLAGILHIGNISYKPVTVANMDASEISDSTKLKRVSRILGVPEQGVIEAFTKKTIFAQGERVVSNLSKEQAIEIRDSFVKAIYGRLFIMIVDKINDTIFKPKVYTKNSIGVLDIFGFENFDNNSFEQLCINYTNEHLQQFFVQHIFKMEQEDYNNEGIFWQHIEFVDNQVVLDLIGTKAVNIMALIDEESKFPKGTDKTMLAKVHQVHKQNAYYVKPKSDFVESFGIKHYAGTVLYEAKGFLEKNRDTFSMDMIQLVSISKNAFLKSLFTDELSEGERDGKKRWPTLSSEFRSSLELLMRTLGSCHPYFVRCIKPNEEKRPLMFDRILCCRQLRYSGMMETAKIRRAGYPIRYNFVEFVDRFRHLAYGIQPSHKVDVRKAAEQICLNTLAKYNMEYQVGHTKVFLKDQQDLFLEQERSRVLAKYILIIQRNVRKWICRRRYLRLRHGAVMIQKTYRGAVVKKKFNIIRNGYLRLQAVIQSRRLTHAYKQKKRYIIPLQAACRGYLIRKTHREKSQWKAKRLSALLAIRSQEEAHLKLSGNKSYMEIAEANYQQGLIDLRKELETYEKKDSDSFKGADGVTENNIDNIFEFLDKEPTNAVHKEIPGELFADLVKEKSEATEEVIEIPDDEEEDEDLTAYHFRKFAAAYFAANVVPQYSKRPLKHALLDLPLLSDQLAAQALWITILRFMGDLPEPRNPVDIPDNRPVMNTISETLKKGWSSGDYQDIYGKEGRKLIHLTLKRQDKLHQDIRKGIVEDDYQAYTSWLQRRSTNLEKLHFVIGHGILRPELRDEIYCQIVKQLIHNPTKASHARGWILLSLCIGCFAPSDRFMNYLRSFIHIGPPGYAPYCHKRLVRTYRNGTRTQPPSWIELQATKLKKPILLTVTFMDGNTKVIEADSASTAEEVVNTVAKSITLKDTFGFSLFVTLYDKVLSLGAGKDHVMDAISQCEQYAKEQGHPERNAPWRLFFRKEIFAPWHDPTLDKVATTLIYHQIVRGVRYGEYRCTSEGDIAMLAAQQLYIDHQTNFTIETLKTALPLYIPNHLLQGEQVLQKWQKLIIDAFNKNLNVIEAVPPINAKEDVVMFAKLTWPILFSRFYEARRVSGPKLTQDNIIIAVNWTGIYFVDNQEQMLLELSFPEITEITFVKLTEYGPQNLTLATIQREEFVFQSTEAEDLANLVNFLIDGLKEKSQYVIATQDYTGASESQSFLPLKKGDLVKLAGGCSGYTIMTSPWGYGECRGSVGNFPSEFVYILPTVNKPSESIIEIIKADFTGEKYRRRDRVYKSMPHSEKYTLMKFADSHFRKSYNIPDSRNNSGAISSARRSTPEILWKHTREPMKAPLLAKLGEKLEIAQEAVLIFTSILKYMGDLPIHRQRTGTEYTDQIFRAPLEHEPLRDEVYCQLMRQLTENQISLSEERGWELMWLATGIMTCSGPVHRELTQFLAAQGNPIAIDCINRLNRTVKNGSRKYPPYLLELEAIRFKSMQIFHRVYFPDDSDEAFEVHSSTRTVDICNDIADRLQLKSSDGFSLMIKITDKVFSVPSNYFFFDFVHELTEWMKDSRPTRSMAPMQAHYQIFFMRKLWINVAPGRDRNADIIFYYHQELPKLLRGYHKCDQLDAIKLAALIYRSKYGDSRAELHEIPHKLREYVPSNLLKLFSPNDWKKHIVANYSQQSGMSANDAKEQFLQIIYEWPTFGSAFFEVKQTTEPNFPIRVIIAINKSGVNIIHPETQDILAIYPFTELSNWSSGNTYFHMTIGNFMKGSKLLCETALGYKMDDLISSYINYMRASQNRTPLN from the exons ATGGGCACATCATCAAAGACCGACAGTAGCAGCCTCCCCTACACTTTG GGCGACTACGTGTGGTTTTGGACTGACAAAATAGGAGAGTACGAGATCCCCTGGGgtgggaaaattatttcattaaataaGAACGAGGTGGTTGTTCAACACGATGCAGGGAAG ATTCCaatgaaaatatcgatcaATCAGATCCTCAAGCCGATGCATGCATCCTCCGTAGTTGGAGTAGAGGACATGATTGAGTTGGGGGATCTTCAAGAATACGCAATACTGAAAAATCTACATTCTCGTTACAACAAAAACTTGATTTAT ACTTACACTGGCACCATGCTGGTGGCTGTAAACCCTTATAATGTTTTGAACATCTATACGAAGGAACAAATCGATTTgtataggaataaaaaattgggagCTGAACCTCCTCACATTTTTGCAATCGGCGACAACTCTTTTATGCAGATGAAGGAGTCGGGAGATGATCAATGTATAGTCATAAG TGGAGAAAGTGGAGCTGGAAAAACTGAAAGCACGAAACTGATCCTGCAGTATCTAGCAGCTATCAGTGGAAAGCATTCTTGGATAGAACAGCAAATACTTCAAGCTAATCCGATACTCGAGG CTTTTGGAAATGCCAAAACCGTCCGTAACGACAACTCGTCCCGCTTCGGCAAGTACATAGATGTGAATTTTAACAAAAAAGGAGTAATCGAAGGGGCTCGCATCGAACAATATCTTTTGGAAAAGTGTCGAATCGTAGCCCAGGCCAGAGGCGAGCGTAATTaccacattttttattccatattGGCGGGTCTttcgaaagaggaaaaacagaAGCTGGAGCTTTTCGATGGAGCGAGTTACCATTACTTAGTTgaa GGAACAAAGATCACATGCGATGGCAGAGCCGATGCTGCGGAATTTTCGGAAGTGAGGGCAGCTATGAAGGTTTTAACATTCAGTGATGAGGAATTTTGGAATATTATGGTCCTTTTGGCTGGTATATTGCACATAGGAAACATCAGTTACAAACCCGTAACAGTCG CAAATATGGACGCATCGGAAATAAGTGACTCGACCAAATTGAAGCGAGTCTCTCGAATTCTTGGAGTCCCTGAGCAGGGGGTGATCGAAGctttcacaaaaaaaacaattttcgctCAAGGAGAACGTGTG gTGAGTAATTTGTCAAAGGAACAGGCAATCGAAATACGGGATTCATTTGTGAAGGCGATCTACGGTCGATTGTTTATCATGATAGTCGATAAGATAAATGACACAATTTTCAAACCAAAAGTGTACACGAAGAACTCGATCGGCGTCCTCGATATTTTTGGTTTTGAAAACTTTGACAACAACAGTTTCGAACAGCTTTGCATTAATTACACAAACGAGCATCTTCAGCAGTTTTTCGTAcaacatattttcaaaatggaaCAAGAGGACTATAATAATGAAGGCATATTCTGGCAACACATAGAATTCGTTGATAATCAGGTCGTCCTCGATCTGATCGGTACTAAAGCAGTAAACATCATGGCACTTATCGACGAGGAAAGCAAATTTCCAAAA GGAACAGATAAAACTATGTTGGCTAAAGTTCACCAGGTACATAAACAAAACGCATACTACGTAAAACCCAAATCTGACTTCGTCGAGTCCTTTGGAATAAAACACTACGCGGGCACTGTTTTGTACGAG GCAAAAggttttctcgaaaaaaatcgcgatacATTTTCCATGGACATGATCCAGCTGGTTTCCATATCTAAAAATGCATTCCTCAAGTCTTTATTCACTGATGAATTATCAGAGGGTGAAAGAGACGGTAAGAAAAGGTGGCCAACATTGTCATCGGAATTCCGTAGTTCCCTCGAGCTTCTTATGAGAACTCTTGGTAGCTGTCATCCCTATTTTGTGAGGTGCATTAAGCCGAATGAGGAGAAACGGCCCTTG ATGTTTGATCGCATTCTGTGCTGTCGTCAATTACGATATTCTGGAATGATGGAGACCGCAAAAATTCGTCGAGCTGGTTATCCAATCAGATATAATTTTGTCGAATTTGTGGACCGTTTTCGTCACCTTGCTTACGGAATACAGCCATCGCACAAAGTGGATGTTCGAAAAGCTGCGGAACAAATATGCTTGAATACTCTCGCGAAATACAACATGGAATACCAGGTGGGACACACGAAAGTTTTTCTGAAAGACCAGCAGGATCTCTTTCTTGAACAGGAAAGAAGTAGGGTTTTggcgaaatatattttaatcatACAGAGAAACGTGCGAAAATGGATTTGCCGAAGAAG ATACCTGAGGCTACGACACGGAGCAGTCATGATCCAGAAAACTTATCGGGGCGCAGTCGTTAAGAAAAAGTTTAATATTATACGCAATGGCTACCTGCGCCTGCAAGCTGTCATACAATCTCGACGGCTAACTCACGcttataaacaaaaaaagagatacaTCATACCTCTTCAG GCGGCGTGTCGTGGATATTTGATCCGAAAAACTCATCGAGAGAAGTCCCAA TGGAAGGCCAAACGTCTTTCGGCGTTACTCGCCATCCGTAGTCAAGAAGAAGCCCATTTGAAGTTATCCGGTAACAAATCGTACATGGAAATAGCCGAGGCAAATTACCAGCAAGGTTTAATCGATCTTCGAAAAGAACTGGAaacatacgaaaaaaaagactccGATTCGTTTAAGGGGGCTGATGGGGTGacggaaaataatatcgacaaCATCTTTGAATTCCTTGACAAAGAGCCTACGAATGCTGTGCACAAAGAAATACCCGGTGAATTGTTCGCT GATCTTGTGAAGGAGAAATCGGAAGCCACCGAGGAGGTAATTGAGATCCCCGATGATGAAGAGGAAGATGAGGACCTCACCGCATATCACTTTCGTAAATTTGCTGCAGCATACTTTGCTGCAAACGTCGTTCCACAATACTCGAAGAGGCCCCTAAAACATGCGCTTTTGGATCTTCCACTTCTCTCTGATCAATTA GCTGCTCAAGCATTATGGATTACCATATTGCGTTTCATGGGTGACCTTCCGGAGCCGAGGAACCCAGTCGATATTCCAGACAACAGACCAGTAATGAATACGATATCGGAAACGCTCAAAAAAGGATGGAGCTCAGGCGACTACCAAGACATCTAcggaaaagagggaagaaaactAATTCATCTGACTCTGAAGAGGCAGGACAAACTGCACCAAGATATCAGAAAAG GCATAGTCGAAGACGACTACCAAGCATATACATCTTGGCTGCAACGCAGGAGCACGAATCTTGAAAAGCTCCACTTTGTCATAGGCCACGGAATCTTACGGCCTGAACTGCGAGACGAAATTTACTGTCAGATAGTTAAGCAGCTGATCCATAATCCAACTAAAGCTTCCCATGCGAGGGGCTGGATTCTTTTGTCGCTTTGCATTGGATGTTTCGCACCTTCCGACAGGTTCATGAATTACTTGAGATCTTTTATTCACATCGGGCCGCCTGGATACGCACCATATTGCCACAAAAGACTGGTTAGAACCTACAGAAATGGAACGAGAACTCAGCCCCCGAGTTGGATCGAGCTGCAAGCCACAAAACTGAAAAAGCCGATTCTATTGACGGTCACCTTCATGGACGGAAACACCAAGGTCATTGAGGCAGACTCAGCAAGTACCGCAGAAGAAGTGGTGAACACTGTTGCGAAGAGTATCACGCTAAAAGATACTTTTGGTTTCTCCCTATTCGTAACACTCTACGACAAAGTACTTTCACTTGGAGCTGGAAA GGACCACGTAATGGACGCGATTTCTCAGTGCGAGCAGTACGCTAAAGAACAGGGTCATCCTGAACGAAATGCACCTTGGAGATTGTTTttcagaaaagaaatatttgcaCCGTGGCATGATCCCACTTTGGATAAAGTCGCTACGACACTCATTTACCATCAGATCGTCCGAGGTGTCAGGTACGGGGAATACAGATGTACCAGC GAAGGTGACATCGCCATGCTTGCCGCTCAACAGCTCTACATTGACCACCAGACAAATTTCACAATAGAAACTCTAAAGACAGCTCTCCCATTATATATACCAAATCATCTTCTTCAGGGAGAACAAGTCTTACAAAAATGGCAGAAGCTAATCATTGATGCGTTCAATAAG AATCTTAATGTCATTGAAGCAGTGCCGCCGATAAACGCGAAAGAAGATGTAGTTATGTTTGCTAAATTAACTTGGCCGATTCTTTTCTCCCGGTTCTACGAAGCTAGACGTGTTTCTGGGCCAAAACTAACACAGGATAACATTATCATTGCAGTCAATTGGACCGGCATATATTTTGTCGATAATCAAGAGCAAATGCTACTGGAACTCTCATTTCCGGAGATTACTGAAATCACATTCGTAAA ACTTACCGAATATGGTCCACAAAACTTGACGTTAGCTACCATTCAGCGCGAAGAATTCGTCTTCCAAAGTACCGAAGCTGAGGACCTCGCCAACCTTGTCAACTTTTTGATCGATGGTCTCAAAGAAAAGTCTCAATACGTTATCGCTACTCAAGATTACACAGGCGCGA GTGAAAGTCAGTCATTCCTGCCCCTGAAAAAAGGTGATCTCGTCAAACTAGCAGGTGGTTGTTCGGGCTACACAATCATGACTTCACCTTGGGGCTATGGCGAATGCCGTGGATCAGTTGGTAATTTCCCATCCGAGTTCGTCTACATTCTACCGACAGTGAACAAGCCTTCAGAGTCTATAATT GAAATCATCAAGGCAGACTTCACTGGAGAAAAGTACAGGCGAAGAGATCGAGTTTATAAGTCAATGCCCCATTCCGAAAAGTACACTTTGATGAAATTTGCTGATAGCCACTTCCGGAAAAGCTACAACATCCCCGATTCGCGCAACAATAGTGGGGCGATAAGTTCAGCTAGGCGAAGTACGCCTGAAATCCTTTGGAAGCATACGAGAGAGCCGATGAAGGCACCGCTTTTGGCAAAACTAGGAGAAAAGCTCGAAATAGCGCAAGAAGCCGTACTAATATTTACCAGCATCCTCAAGTACATGGGAGATCTTCCAATCCACCGACAGCGTACTGGAACCGAATACACTGATCAAATATTTCGAGCGCCCTTGGAGCAT GAGCCGCTTCGCGATGAGGTTTACTGTCAACTTATGAGACAGCTGACTGAAAACCAAATCAGCCTTAGCGAAGAACGAGGATGGGAACTGATGTGGTTGGCGACTGGAATCATGACTTGTAGTGGGCCGGTGCACAGGGAACTAACGCAATTCCTTGCTGCTCAAGGTAATCCAATAGCCATTGACTGCATCAATAGGTTGAACAGGACTGTGAAGAATGGGAGCAGGAAGTACCCTCCGTACCTCTTGGAGTTGGAGGCCATTCGATTCAAAAGCATGCAGATCTTCCACAGAGTTTATTTTCCCGATGACAGTGACGAAGCGTTCGAG GTTCATTCGTCTACAAGAACTGTAGACATTTGCAATGACATTGCGGACAGATTGCAGCTGAAGAGTAGCGACGGTTTCAGTTTAATGATTAAAATTACAGATAAAGTGTTTTCAGTCCCCTCGAActactttttctttgatttcgtTCATGAATTGACTGAATGGATGAAGGACTCGCGACCCACAAGGTCAATGGCACCGATGCAGGCGCATTATCAAATATTCTTCATGAGGAAACTATGGATAAACGTTGCTCCGGGTCGAGATAGGAATGcggatataatattttattatcaccAGGAATTGCCAAAACTGTTAAGAGGATACCACAAATGCGATCAACTGGATGCGATCAAATTGGCGGCACTCATTTATAGAAGCAAATATGGCGACAGCAGGGCGGAACTTCATGAAATACC ACACAAACTACGAGAATACGTTCCCAGCAATCTTCTCAAGCTGTTTAGCCCAAACGACTGGAAAAAACATATCGTTGCAAACTACAGTCAACAGTCAG GCATGAGTGCGAACGATGCTAAAGAACAATTCTTGCAAATAATCTATGAATGGCCGACTTTCGGGTCAGCATTTTTCGAGGTGAAACAGACGACAGAACCGAACTTTCCTATTCGCGTGATAATTGCGATAAATAAATCTGGTGTTAACATCATACATCCTGAAACACAGGATATATTAGCCATCTATCCATTTACGGAGTTATCGAACTGGTCATCCGGAAATACGTACTTCCACATGACGATCGGAAATTTCATGAAGGGTTCGAAACTTCTCTGCGAAACTGCCCTGGGATATAAAATGGACGATCTTATTTCGTCGTACATAAATTACATGCGAGCTAGCCAGAACAGAACTCCACTAAATTAG